The Calorimonas adulescens genomic sequence CCTGTATGATAAATACAAAGAAAATACTATTAAATCATTTGAATACTTTGTAGACGAATATCCCCACAGCACCATGGCAGATGACGCCCTGTATGCCCTGGGCTTCATAACAGGTAATAATTCATACTTTACCCGTATATTGCAAGAATATCCTGACGGTGATATGATAAACAAAATACAGGCAGGTAGTTGAGCTGGGGATCCAAAAGGCAATAAAATGATTTGTAAAGGAGATAACTAAATTATATCAAAAGTCCCGGCTTAATCCCCGGGACTTTTATGATTAAATTTGAGGCGATGCAAACAGCTTTGAAATCACAAGAGATACTGCCCCTATAGCACATGAATACATGCCAAGTTTAGAAAGCCTTATCTTTATATCATAGTAGCTGGAAATAAATGATCTCTCATTTACAATATTTTTAACCTCTTCCAAGACTATATCTCCGCCAAGCGAAAGTGTATTACCTATTATAACCAGATCCGGATTAAATGTATTTACAACATTCACCACACCTATGCCCAGATTTTTACTAACCTCTCTTAAAGCCCTAACGGCAATCTGGTCATTTTTTCTTACATTTTCCATAACGTCGAATACTGATAAATCCTCAATGTCTTTGTACTGAACCGCCTTATTTTCTGATGCTATATCCTTTAAATAACTAAACAGCGCTTTTTCTGAGGCATAGTTCTCCCAGCATCCAATGTTACCACACCTACAATCATGATCATTAAAATTAACGGTCATATGGCCCATCTCTCCTGCAAAACCATTAGACCCCCTATAGAGTTCATCATTAATGATAATTCCTGTACCAATACCTATACCTGCACTCACGTATACTAAATTTGTAACCTTGCTACCTGCCCCAAACCATTTTTCACCAATAGCTCCTGCATTTGCCTCATTGTCTATATAAGTCGTTATGCCAAACCTTTCTTCTATAATAGCCTTTAACTTAATATTCTCCCACCGTAAGTTTGGTGCCATGAGCACAATACCATTTTTAAAGTCAACAATGCCCGGTACTCCAATTCCTATTCCCAGTATCCCTTTTAATGTTTTTGTGGACGCAGAAATCGCCTCTTGTATCAGGGTTATCAGTTTATCAATTATCTCTTTCTCTGTCTCATTAGCTTTAAGTTTTATACGTCTTTGCCATATAATGTTGGCAGATAAGTCTGTCAATATTATGAGTATATAGTTTACCCCGAGGTCAATACCTATTATATGCCCAACATTGTTGTTTATATTCAACAGTATGGGTTTTCTGCCGCCTTTTGAAATTCCCGGTCCCTTTTCTACAACAAACCCTTCCGTGATAAGTTCATCTACCAGAGAAGAAACAGTGGACTTATTGAGCCCTGTAATGTTAGAAATCTCTGCCCGTGATATATTATGCTTTTTTCTTATTACATTTAATACAATTGACTTATTTAGCTGCTTTACAAGAAGCTGATCACCTGTAACCATTTATTCACCTTTCATTCCTTGTTTTTTGCCTCCATGTCTATCCATACCGCTATCAAAAGTATAAGACCTTTAACCACATATTGCCAGAATGGAGCGGCATTCAACATGCTCATCCCATTATCAATGCTTGCCATTACCAGGGCACCTATTATGGCACCGCTCACCGTTCCAATTCCGCCCATAAGGCTGGCACCGCCAATTACACATGCTGCGATTGCATCAAGCTCTGCATTCTGACCCGCAGCCACAGAAGCAGCATTCAGTCTTGATGTAAGAAGTACACCCGAGGTTGCTGCCATTAAACCATTAA encodes the following:
- a CDS encoding ROK family transcriptional regulator yields the protein MVTGDQLLVKQLNKSIVLNVIRKKHNISRAEISNITGLNKSTVSSLVDELITEGFVVEKGPGISKGGRKPILLNINNNVGHIIGIDLGVNYILIILTDLSANIIWQRRIKLKANETEKEIIDKLITLIQEAISASTKTLKGILGIGIGVPGIVDFKNGIVLMAPNLRWENIKLKAIIEERFGITTYIDNEANAGAIGEKWFGAGSKVTNLVYVSAGIGIGTGIIINDELYRGSNGFAGEMGHMTVNFNDHDCRCGNIGCWENYASEKALFSYLKDIASENKAVQYKDIEDLSVFDVMENVRKNDQIAVRALREVSKNLGIGVVNVVNTFNPDLVIIGNTLSLGGDIVLEEVKNIVNERSFISSYYDIKIRLSKLGMYSCAIGAVSLVISKLFASPQI